From one Streptomyces sp. CA-210063 genomic stretch:
- a CDS encoding ester cyclase — protein MSHSDVRRGLIEKVWAAAWGQGDVDALDALLSPAYLRHGGDPHPQDLNAFKAAVVSTRAAFPDLVTTIDDIVVEGDRAAIRWHSGGTHENSFLGVPSTKRRVEVSGATFARFEGDRIVEEHVTWDPRALLSALGVIRVGQD, from the coding sequence ATGTCGCACTCTGACGTCCGTCGTGGGCTCATCGAGAAGGTGTGGGCCGCGGCCTGGGGCCAGGGGGACGTCGATGCCCTCGACGCGCTGCTGAGCCCCGCGTACCTCCGCCACGGTGGAGACCCGCACCCGCAGGACCTGAACGCCTTCAAGGCCGCGGTCGTCTCGACCCGAGCCGCCTTTCCGGACCTGGTCACGACCATCGACGACATCGTGGTCGAAGGCGACAGGGCCGCGATCCGCTGGCACAGCGGCGGAACCCATGAGAACTCGTTCCTCGGCGTCCCCTCCACCAAGCGGCGGGTCGAGGTCAGCGGCGCCACGTTCGCCCGCTTCGAGGGGGACCGGATCGTCGAGGAGCACGTGACATGGGATCCCCGGGCGCTGCTCTCGGCGCTGGGCGTCATCCGGGTGGGACAGGACTGA
- a CDS encoding flavin reductase family protein — protein sequence MAPLASKPDLAVMKQVNRQFVTGVTVVTAMDGETPRGLAVNAFSSISLDPATVMVCVQRTSSTHDCLFRADHLAINILSTDQLDVVATFASKADDKFKDVEWESGPFGSPLIARSSAQMEVEIRERLQASTHTVFICRVVHAAVADNHPMVYSAGKFFDGGALAPLG from the coding sequence ATGGCCCCGCTTGCCTCCAAGCCCGACCTCGCTGTGATGAAGCAGGTCAACCGGCAGTTCGTCACCGGTGTCACGGTCGTGACCGCGATGGACGGAGAGACCCCCAGAGGGCTGGCCGTCAACGCGTTCTCGAGCATCTCGCTCGACCCGGCCACCGTGATGGTGTGCGTCCAGCGCACCTCGTCCACCCACGACTGCCTGTTCCGGGCGGACCACCTCGCGATCAACATCCTGTCCACGGACCAACTCGACGTTGTCGCTACGTTCGCAAGCAAGGCCGACGACAAGTTCAAGGACGTGGAATGGGAGAGCGGCCCGTTCGGCAGCCCGCTGATCGCCCGGAGCAGCGCGCAGATGGAGGTCGAGATCCGCGAGCGCCTGCAGGCCAGTACCCACACGGTGTTCATCTGCCGAGTGGTGCACGCCGCGGTCGCCGACAACCATCCGATGGTCTACAGCGCGGGTAAGTTCTTCGACGGCGGCGCGCTCGCGCCGCTGGGATGA
- a CDS encoding GntR family transcriptional regulator: MQARVIAEMRRRIIKGDIVPGAPLSEFALAEEFGVSRTPVREALKQLQTEGLVEIRPRVGTFVTTPSRREITELFEMKELLEGAAARLLARRGRVAEIDMLERNLREADAAVERDDRERYAELVQEFHDLLIAGADNSKLEAHYRMLMNQLAYPRLVNTSLSQPGRATQSDREHHLVLELILEKDGDSAEHVMREHVRASRRALLAGLPIGGSNEGFGRAGS; the protein is encoded by the coding sequence ATGCAGGCCAGGGTGATCGCCGAAATGCGCCGGCGGATCATCAAGGGAGACATCGTGCCCGGGGCTCCGCTCTCGGAGTTCGCCCTCGCGGAGGAGTTCGGCGTCAGCCGTACGCCGGTACGCGAAGCCCTCAAGCAGCTGCAGACCGAAGGGCTGGTGGAGATCCGGCCCCGCGTCGGGACGTTCGTCACCACCCCCTCCCGCCGCGAGATCACGGAACTCTTCGAGATGAAGGAACTCCTCGAGGGCGCGGCCGCCCGCCTCCTCGCCCGGCGCGGCCGCGTCGCGGAGATCGACATGCTCGAGCGGAACCTGCGCGAGGCCGATGCGGCGGTCGAGCGGGACGACCGGGAGCGGTACGCGGAGTTGGTCCAGGAGTTCCACGACCTGCTCATAGCCGGTGCCGACAACAGCAAGTTGGAGGCCCACTACCGGATGCTGATGAATCAGCTGGCCTACCCCCGGCTGGTCAACACGTCACTGAGCCAGCCGGGCCGCGCCACGCAGTCGGACCGTGAGCACCACCTCGTCCTGGAGCTGATCCTGGAGAAGGACGGCGACAGCGCCGAGCACGTGATGCGTGAACACGTCAGGGCAAGCCGGCGCGCGCTGCTGGCCGGGCTGCCCATCGGCGGTTCGAACGAGGGGTTCGGCAGGGCGGGTTCCTGA
- a CDS encoding polysaccharide deacetylase family protein, protein MHRRIVNSAIIAALCGTTLAGTATSASAAPPAVDCRKVKCVALTFDDGPVADTQRLLRLLNDRSVRATFYVVGTNVQRNPSTVSAAALAGHQIGNHSWDHANLTKLSAAKVKSQLSRTDTAIKQVTGKKPTTFRAPYGAHNATVRTAAGRPLVHWSVDTLDWKHRDTARIIKTVNTQTKPGDIVLLHDIHKTTVDAVPGIIKALKARGFHFVTVDQLFAPSKLPTGKVTYHNRAAYRP, encoded by the coding sequence ATGCACCGACGCATCGTCAACTCGGCCATCATCGCCGCCCTTTGCGGCACCACGCTGGCCGGTACCGCCACGTCCGCCTCTGCCGCACCCCCGGCCGTCGACTGCCGCAAGGTCAAGTGCGTCGCCCTCACCTTCGACGACGGGCCCGTCGCCGACACCCAGCGGCTGCTGCGCCTCCTGAACGACCGGAGCGTCAGAGCGACCTTCTACGTAGTCGGCACGAACGTCCAGAGGAACCCGTCAACGGTGAGTGCCGCGGCACTCGCCGGCCACCAGATAGGCAACCACAGCTGGGACCACGCCAACCTGACCAAGCTCAGCGCCGCGAAGGTCAAGTCGCAGCTCTCCCGCACGGACACGGCGATCAAGCAGGTGACCGGCAAGAAGCCGACCACCTTCCGCGCCCCCTACGGCGCCCACAACGCGACCGTCCGCACGGCTGCCGGGCGACCGCTGGTGCACTGGAGCGTCGACACCCTCGACTGGAAGCACCGCGACACCGCCCGGATCATCAAGACCGTCAATACGCAGACCAAGCCCGGGGACATCGTCCTCCTGCACGACATCCACAAGACGACGGTCGACGCCGTGCCGGGCATCATCAAGGCCCTCAAAGCACGCGGCTTCCACTTCGTGACCGTCGACCAGCTCTTCGCACCGAGCAAGCTGCCCACCGGGAAGGTCACCTACCACAACCGCGCCGCCTACCGACCGTGA
- a CDS encoding squalene/phytoene synthase family protein → MSAWNQSLDAAGIREPELRRDYDTQRKLVARFRRAPYLAARLLLPRPVLPHVVAATAVMHHGDNLLDSGPKARRASAWASWEQDVRKALDAGVSDDPLIRTLLNTAEAYPRLREVVEAYLSTATAELEFAGFATEADYQAYVDAYSLPAFLLVASLLGPESDDGQFRSGCRTFIDGSQRLDFVNDLAEDIPEGRLGIPAETLERFSATVEDLAEGRESARVRELVEHQIEAARASLRAARELPALTANPSGALLDAVVEIELLTADAALTRGARLLRGSASPPVVSTLRVLLGARRKARTER, encoded by the coding sequence ATGAGCGCGTGGAATCAGAGCCTGGACGCCGCGGGTATCCGCGAGCCGGAGCTGCGGAGGGACTACGACACCCAACGGAAGCTGGTGGCGCGGTTCCGGCGTGCTCCGTACCTCGCGGCTCGGCTGTTGTTGCCGCGGCCGGTGTTGCCCCACGTCGTGGCGGCGACGGCGGTGATGCACCACGGCGACAACCTCCTGGACAGCGGCCCGAAGGCACGGCGGGCCTCGGCGTGGGCGTCGTGGGAGCAGGACGTGCGTAAGGCGCTGGACGCCGGGGTGAGCGACGATCCGTTGATCCGCACGCTGCTGAATACGGCGGAGGCGTATCCGCGGCTTCGGGAGGTCGTGGAGGCGTACTTGTCCACCGCCACCGCCGAGTTGGAGTTCGCCGGCTTCGCCACGGAGGCCGACTACCAGGCCTATGTGGATGCCTACTCGCTGCCCGCTTTCCTGCTGGTCGCGTCGTTGCTGGGACCGGAGAGCGACGACGGGCAGTTCCGCTCGGGATGCCGGACGTTCATCGACGGCAGCCAGCGGCTGGACTTCGTCAACGACCTTGCCGAGGACATTCCCGAAGGGCGCCTGGGCATCCCGGCGGAGACGTTGGAGCGCTTCTCCGCCACGGTGGAGGATCTCGCGGAGGGCCGCGAGTCGGCGCGTGTACGGGAGTTGGTGGAGCATCAGATCGAGGCGGCACGTGCCTCCTTGCGGGCCGCCCGGGAACTGCCGGCGCTGACCGCCAACCCCAGCGGGGCGTTGCTGGACGCCGTCGTCGAGATCGAGCTGCTGACCGCGGACGCGGCGCTCACGCGTGGTGCCCGTTTGCTGCGCGGCTCGGCGTCTCCGCCGGTGGTGAGCACGCTGCGGGTGCTGCTGGGTGCTCGCCGGAAGGCGCGCACGGAACGCTGA
- a CDS encoding nuclear transport factor 2 family protein, with translation MSGNRSARRAASRSSSSLFADEVDWLLAENPGVPWIRPRSTGVECAAQFTELMEYTVPEDARASVDTLLVDGTDAVLTGHLSGTVRATGKSFEGPFALRLTMEGGRITRHHLYENSLSIAMACAP, from the coding sequence ATCAGCGGGAACCGTTCGGCGAGGCGTGCGGCTTCCAGGTCGAGTTCGTCGCTGTTCGCCGACGAGGTCGACTGGCTGCTCGCCGAGAACCCCGGCGTCCCGTGGATCCGCCCGCGGTCCACCGGCGTCGAATGTGCCGCGCAGTTCACGGAGTTGATGGAGTACACCGTGCCCGAGGACGCGCGTGCCTCCGTCGACACCCTCCTCGTCGACGGCACCGACGCCGTCCTGACGGGGCATCTGTCGGGGACGGTACGCGCGACGGGGAAATCCTTCGAAGGGCCGTTCGCGCTGCGCCTCACGATGGAGGGTGGCCGGATCACTCGACACCACCTCTACGAGAACAGCCTGTCGATCGCCATGGCATGCGCCCCGTGA
- a CDS encoding DUF2975 domain-containing protein: protein MGKLTVLALRAVVAVLFAGSVFAQAVMVPLLAVDLDDLGRDAAHVRTPVLVIVVLGVVTVQVVLVCVWRLVTMVRRDTVFSHAAFRYVHVVIGAMVAAAALVFTLGVVLAPGEAVPPGVVLLLGGVTLAVLGMALIVLVLRMLLAQAVTRDIEATRMRAELAEVI from the coding sequence ATGGGGAAGCTGACGGTGCTGGCGCTGCGTGCCGTGGTCGCCGTGCTGTTCGCCGGTTCGGTGTTCGCGCAGGCGGTGATGGTGCCGTTGCTGGCCGTGGATCTGGATGATCTCGGCCGGGACGCGGCCCATGTGCGCACTCCGGTGCTCGTGATCGTGGTCCTGGGAGTGGTGACGGTCCAGGTCGTCCTGGTCTGTGTGTGGCGGCTGGTGACGATGGTCCGGCGTGACACGGTGTTCTCCCACGCCGCCTTCCGGTATGTGCACGTCGTGATCGGCGCGATGGTGGCGGCCGCGGCCCTGGTGTTCACGCTCGGCGTGGTCCTGGCGCCCGGCGAGGCCGTGCCACCGGGCGTCGTGCTTCTGCTGGGCGGGGTCACCCTGGCGGTTCTCGGGATGGCGCTCATCGTGCTCGTGCTGCGGATGCTGCTCGCCCAGGCCGTCACACGTGACATCGAGGCGACGCGGATGCGGGCCGAGCTGGCCGAGGTGATCTGA
- a CDS encoding helix-turn-helix domain-containing protein has product MPIAVDIDVMLAKRKMSVGELAERVGITPANLAVLKNGRAKAVRFTTLAALCEVLECQPGDLLRWEAGDSEDG; this is encoded by the coding sequence ATGCCGATCGCCGTCGACATAGACGTGATGCTCGCCAAGAGGAAGATGTCCGTGGGCGAACTCGCGGAACGGGTCGGGATCACGCCCGCCAACCTGGCGGTCCTCAAGAACGGCCGCGCCAAGGCGGTCCGCTTCACGACCCTCGCCGCGCTCTGCGAAGTGCTCGAATGCCAGCCGGGAGACCTGCTGCGCTGGGAGGCAGGCGACTCCGAGGACGGATGA
- a CDS encoding HAD domain-containing protein, translating to MTNGAERPLLFLDVDGTLLPYGGGRLPSIPEGWDGWQDTSNPQLAKIDLAHGPRLLRLPCDLVWATAWMEDANEVIAPLLGLPALPVAVLPEEDVTGALHWKTRALVQAAAGRPFIWVDDEITGPDRAWVSAHHRGPALLHRVDSGTGLTEADFAVLHDWLTYDGQITTPPRTTNGSARPSS from the coding sequence ATGACGAATGGTGCGGAGCGGCCGCTGCTCTTCCTGGATGTCGACGGAACGCTCCTGCCCTACGGAGGAGGACGGCTCCCGTCTATCCCTGAAGGCTGGGACGGCTGGCAGGACACGTCGAATCCCCAGCTGGCGAAGATCGACCTCGCTCACGGTCCGCGTCTGCTGCGGTTGCCCTGCGACCTGGTGTGGGCCACCGCATGGATGGAGGACGCCAACGAGGTGATCGCTCCGCTGCTCGGGCTGCCGGCGCTTCCGGTGGCGGTCCTGCCGGAGGAGGACGTGACCGGCGCCCTGCACTGGAAGACCCGAGCCCTCGTCCAGGCGGCGGCCGGGCGCCCCTTCATCTGGGTCGACGACGAGATCACCGGTCCCGACCGCGCCTGGGTGTCAGCGCATCATCGGGGGCCGGCCCTCCTCCACCGCGTCGATTCCGGGACCGGCCTCACCGAAGCGGACTTCGCCGTACTCCACGACTGGCTCACCTACGACGGCCAGATCACCACACCGCCCCGCACCACCAATGGCTCGGCCCGGCCCTCCTCGTAG